The proteins below are encoded in one region of Gadus macrocephalus chromosome 14, ASM3116895v1:
- the LOC132472604 gene encoding SKI family transcriptional corepressor 1 homolog-B-like isoform X6: MESIPSQLSAGRDSNSSPALKQDAQSFSSSNSLKPNQVSETSLYGVPIVSLVIDGQERLCLAQISNTLLKNYSYNEIHNRRVALGITCVQCTPVQLEILRRAGAMPISSRRCGMITKREAERLCKSFLGAHNPPKLPENFAFDVSHECAWGSRGSFIPARYNSSRAKCIKCTFCNMYFSPNKFIFHSHRTPESKYTQPDAANFNSWRRHLKLTDKNSSDDINHAWEDVKAMFNGGSRKRTLPMNGSDMSSPMKSQNSSNHTQRGSPEVGHKSLRCDEDRGTSLSLSTAPRNYPIIPVPSKGFGMLQKRPPPLFPHPYGFPGFGLCQKKDDGLTDSNKANVPAVFWPSAKDSIYPTFPMFWPTAGGLPLPPYQQSAPKPPTELFGVRQNDLEASDQSDRCTTTPNDSYHDSERSPSAQSARNDEDKSGDETGHSFDGPTSKRKLSYISAFRPVVKDAEAIAKLYGNRDTYSGVRSGYLSPDLVSESSSYRSISPDRDSVDDPDVDVESNRGHEDEDPIQMSAECQSSPVLDLAHTESKENRDTAAPSLRPASPEDASAALSDEERTSAQVSENNISTQDEVYTDEKDTHTLGTRFSTESSLFESKHLNCLNESNVQNASPIDVSVHGKDIENMAKEELQKQLVEQVELRKKLEREFQNLKDNFQDQMKRELSYREEMVQQLQIVRGGSQC, from the exons ATGGAATCGATCCCCAGCCAGCTCTCAGCGGGACGAGACTCCAACTCTTCCCCTGCGTTGAAGCAGGACGCGCAGAGCTTCTCCAGCAGCAACTCCCTCAAACCCAACCAAGTCAGCGAGACCTCGCTCTACGGGGTCCCCATCGTGTCCTTAGTCATAGATGGACAGGAGAGACTTTGCCTGGCGCAGATATCAAACACGCTGCTGAAGAACTACAGCTACAACGAGATCCACAACCGTCGAGTCGCGCTGGGCATCACCTGTGTCCAGTGCACGCCGGTCCAGCTGGAGATCCTGAGGCGTGCGGGCGCGATGCCGATCTCCTCCAGGCGCTGCGGTATGATAACCAAGCGTGAAGCCGAGCGGCTGTGCAAGTCCTTTCTGGGTGCACACAACCCACCCAAACTACCGGAGAATTTCGCGTTCGACGTCTCTCATGAATGCGCCTGGGGCAGCAGGGGCAGTTTTATACCCGCTAGATATAACAGTTCAAGGGCTAAATGTATTAAATGCACCTTTTGCAACATGTATTTTTCCCCAAATAAATTTATATTCCATTCCCATCGCACGCCCGAGTCCAAGTACACCCAACCAGATGCAGCCAACTTTAATTCATGGAGACGACACCTCAAACTGACCGACAAAAACTCCTCTGACGACATTAATCACGCGTGGGAAGATGTTAAAGCCATGTTTAATGGTGGGAGCCGAAAGAGGACATTACCTATGAACGGCTCGGACATGTCCTCTCCCATGAAATCACAGAACTCGTCTAATCACACACAAAGAGGTTCCCCCGAGGTCGGCCACAAAAGCTTGAGGTGTGACGAGGACAGAGGGACCAGCCTGAGCCTGTCGACCGCCCCACGGAACTATCCAATCATCCCAGTCCCAAGTAAGGGCTTTGGGATGCTCCAAAAACGTCCCCCGCCTCTGTTTCCCCACCCCTATGGATTCCCTGGGTTCGGATTGTGTCAAAAGAAGGATGATGGTTTGACAGACTCGAACAAAGCCAACGTCCCGGCTGTCTTTTGGCCAAGCGCGAAGGATAGTATCTATCCCACTTTCCCGATGTTTTGGCCCACAGCTGGCGGCCTACCACTCCCACCTTACCAACAGTCAGCCCCCAAGCCCCCGACAGAGCTCTTTGGCGTCAGACAGAATGACCTCGAGGCTTCTGACCAAAGTGACAGATGCACAACCACCCCCAATGACAGTTACCACGACAGCGAGCGCTCCCCTAGCGCTCAATCAGCCCGCAACGACGAGGACAAGTCTGGGGACGAGACGGGACATTCTTTCGATGGCCCCACCAGCAAAAGAAAACTGAGCTACATATCGGCCTTCAGACCTGTGGTAAAAGATGCTGAAGCCATTGCCAAACTCTACGGCAACCGAGACACCTACAGCGGCGTGCGTTCCGGGTACCTGTCGCCAGACTTAGTCAGCGAGAGCTCCAGTTACAGGTCAATATCACCGGATAGGGACAGTGTGGATGACCCTGACGTGGACGTGGAGTCGAACCGGGGACACGAGGATGAAGACCCTATTCAAATGTCGGCAGAGTGCCAGAGCTCCCCTGTACTTGACCTGGCCCACACTGAATCCAAAGAAAACCGAGACACTGCTGCCCCTAGTTTGAGACCAGCATCACCGGAGGATGCCAGCGCAGCTTTATCTGACGAAGAGAGGACGAGTGCGcaggtttcagaaaacaatatTTCAACACAAGATGAA GTGTACACCGATGAAAAGGATACGCACACGCTAGGCACACGCTTTTCGACGGAGTCGTCGTTGTTTGAATCAAAACACTTAAATTGCCTCAACGAATCGAATG TCCAAAACGCTTCGCCTATCGACGTCAGCGTGCACGGAAAGGATATTGAAAACATGGCTAAAG AGGAACTCCAGAAACAGCTCGTGGAACAAGTTGAGTTGAGAAAAAAATTGGAGCGAGAATTTCAAAATTTAAAAG ATAACTTCCAGGACCAGATGAAGCGGGAGCTCTCCTATAGGGAAGAAATGGTCCAACAGCTGCAGATTGTTCGAGGTGGGTCTCA ATGCTGA
- the LOC132472604 gene encoding SKI family transcriptional corepressor 1 homolog-B-like isoform X5 yields the protein MESIPSQLSAGRDSNSSPALKQDAQSFSSSNSLKPNQVSETSLYGVPIVSLVIDGQERLCLAQISNTLLKNYSYNEIHNRRVALGITCVQCTPVQLEILRRAGAMPISSRRCGMITKREAERLCKSFLGAHNPPKLPENFAFDVSHECAWGSRGSFIPARYNSSRAKCIKCTFCNMYFSPNKFIFHSHRTPESKYTQPDAANFNSWRRHLKLTDKNSSDDINHAWEDVKAMFNGGSRKRTLPMNGSDMSSPMKSQNSSNHTQRGSPEVGHKSLRCDEDRGTSLSLSTAPRNYPIIPVPSKGFGMLQKRPPPLFPHPYGFPGFGLCQKKDDGLTDSNKANVPAVFWPSAKDSIYPTFPMFWPTAGGLPLPPYQQSAPKPPTELFGVRQNDLEASDQSDRCTTTPNDSYHDSERSPSAQSARNDEDKSGDETGHSFDGPTSKRKLSYISAFRPVVKDAEAIAKLYGNRDTYSGVRSGYLSPDLVSESSSYRSISPDRDSVDDPDVDVESNRGHEDEDPIQMSAECQSSPVLDLAHTESKENRDTAAPSLRPASPEDASAALSDEERTSAQVSENNISTQDEVYTDEKDTHTLGTRFSTESSLFESKHLNCLNESNVQNASPIDVSVHGKDIENMAKEELQKQLVEQVELRKKLEREFQNLKECSFECSSDNFQDQMKRELSYREEMVQQLQIVRGGSQC from the exons ATGGAATCGATCCCCAGCCAGCTCTCAGCGGGACGAGACTCCAACTCTTCCCCTGCGTTGAAGCAGGACGCGCAGAGCTTCTCCAGCAGCAACTCCCTCAAACCCAACCAAGTCAGCGAGACCTCGCTCTACGGGGTCCCCATCGTGTCCTTAGTCATAGATGGACAGGAGAGACTTTGCCTGGCGCAGATATCAAACACGCTGCTGAAGAACTACAGCTACAACGAGATCCACAACCGTCGAGTCGCGCTGGGCATCACCTGTGTCCAGTGCACGCCGGTCCAGCTGGAGATCCTGAGGCGTGCGGGCGCGATGCCGATCTCCTCCAGGCGCTGCGGTATGATAACCAAGCGTGAAGCCGAGCGGCTGTGCAAGTCCTTTCTGGGTGCACACAACCCACCCAAACTACCGGAGAATTTCGCGTTCGACGTCTCTCATGAATGCGCCTGGGGCAGCAGGGGCAGTTTTATACCCGCTAGATATAACAGTTCAAGGGCTAAATGTATTAAATGCACCTTTTGCAACATGTATTTTTCCCCAAATAAATTTATATTCCATTCCCATCGCACGCCCGAGTCCAAGTACACCCAACCAGATGCAGCCAACTTTAATTCATGGAGACGACACCTCAAACTGACCGACAAAAACTCCTCTGACGACATTAATCACGCGTGGGAAGATGTTAAAGCCATGTTTAATGGTGGGAGCCGAAAGAGGACATTACCTATGAACGGCTCGGACATGTCCTCTCCCATGAAATCACAGAACTCGTCTAATCACACACAAAGAGGTTCCCCCGAGGTCGGCCACAAAAGCTTGAGGTGTGACGAGGACAGAGGGACCAGCCTGAGCCTGTCGACCGCCCCACGGAACTATCCAATCATCCCAGTCCCAAGTAAGGGCTTTGGGATGCTCCAAAAACGTCCCCCGCCTCTGTTTCCCCACCCCTATGGATTCCCTGGGTTCGGATTGTGTCAAAAGAAGGATGATGGTTTGACAGACTCGAACAAAGCCAACGTCCCGGCTGTCTTTTGGCCAAGCGCGAAGGATAGTATCTATCCCACTTTCCCGATGTTTTGGCCCACAGCTGGCGGCCTACCACTCCCACCTTACCAACAGTCAGCCCCCAAGCCCCCGACAGAGCTCTTTGGCGTCAGACAGAATGACCTCGAGGCTTCTGACCAAAGTGACAGATGCACAACCACCCCCAATGACAGTTACCACGACAGCGAGCGCTCCCCTAGCGCTCAATCAGCCCGCAACGACGAGGACAAGTCTGGGGACGAGACGGGACATTCTTTCGATGGCCCCACCAGCAAAAGAAAACTGAGCTACATATCGGCCTTCAGACCTGTGGTAAAAGATGCTGAAGCCATTGCCAAACTCTACGGCAACCGAGACACCTACAGCGGCGTGCGTTCCGGGTACCTGTCGCCAGACTTAGTCAGCGAGAGCTCCAGTTACAGGTCAATATCACCGGATAGGGACAGTGTGGATGACCCTGACGTGGACGTGGAGTCGAACCGGGGACACGAGGATGAAGACCCTATTCAAATGTCGGCAGAGTGCCAGAGCTCCCCTGTACTTGACCTGGCCCACACTGAATCCAAAGAAAACCGAGACACTGCTGCCCCTAGTTTGAGACCAGCATCACCGGAGGATGCCAGCGCAGCTTTATCTGACGAAGAGAGGACGAGTGCGcaggtttcagaaaacaatatTTCAACACAAGATGAA GTGTACACCGATGAAAAGGATACGCACACGCTAGGCACACGCTTTTCGACGGAGTCGTCGTTGTTTGAATCAAAACACTTAAATTGCCTCAACGAATCGAATG TCCAAAACGCTTCGCCTATCGACGTCAGCGTGCACGGAAAGGATATTGAAAACATGGCTAAAG AGGAACTCCAGAAACAGCTCGTGGAACAAGTTGAGTTGAGAAAAAAATTGGAGCGAGAATTTCAAAATTTAAAAG AATGTAGTTTTGAATGCTCTTCAGATAACTTCCAGGACCAGATGAAGCGGGAGCTCTCCTATAGGGAAGAAATGGTCCAACAGCTGCAGATTGTTCGAGGTGGGTCTCA ATGCTGA